Proteins encoded by one window of Scatophagus argus isolate fScaArg1 chromosome 8, fScaArg1.pri, whole genome shotgun sequence:
- the si:dkey-20d21.12 gene encoding uncharacterized protein si:dkey-20d21.12 — protein sequence MSRPPSSQTTPQFYRVSDKDLTEIELHSVDSINDLHRTHHEHSQKGTRPPRPAYTPSPNGNLTCDVTAANQRGRPVSRKWQSRLQDMLTPSSSRAYAMGCAIITLLLLTVLLIFYFLVQQGGTVRMLTEALREKEAAATELSLLIQELQALRHNLTAMRGGT from the exons ATGTCGAGGCCTCCTTCCTCCCAGACCACCCCTCAGTTCTACAGGGTCAGCGACAAAGATCTCACAGAGATCGAACTCCACTCTGTGGACTCCATCAACGACCTGCACCGAACACACCACGAACACAGCCAGAAAG GGACAAGGCCTCCCCGACCTGCTTACACACCCTCCCCGAATGGGAATCTCACATGTGACGTGACAGCTGCCAATCAAAGAGGTCGTCCAGTCAGCAGGAAATGGCAGAGCCGCCTGCAGGATATGTTGACCCCCAGTTCATCACGCGCCTATGCCATGGGCTGTGCTATTATCACTTTGCTTCTGCTAACAGTCTTACTCATCTTCTACTTCTTGG TCCAACAGGGCGGCACAGTCAGGATGCTGACTGAGGcactgagggagaaagaggcCGCAGCCACAGAGCTGTCACTGCTGATCCAAGAACTGCAGGCTCTGAGACACAACCTGACAGCCATGAGAGGAGGGACAtga
- the amt gene encoding aminomethyltransferase, mitochondrial: MMWARLMVGVGGSGLGLRASRDTWLRVAGAGCAGQQQLQQQRLASSAEASLKKTALFDFHRGQGGKMVEFAGWSMPVQYKDSHITSHMHTRGHCSIFDVSHMLQTKVHGRDRVKFMESLVVADIAELKDNQGTLTLFTNEKGGIIDDLIVTKTDQGYLYVVSNAGCADKDSAHMKARLAEFKASGSDVDLEFLDEALIAVQGPSMSRVLQEGLKDDLSKLTFMTSTLATVFGIPGCRVTRCGYTGEDGVEISVPQSRVVELTEKLLANSEVKLAGLGARDSLRLEAGLCLYGNDIDETTTPVEATLVWTIGKRRRQTKDFPGADIIVPQIKTKTARKRVGLVSTGPPVRQHTPILDPDGKVIGEVTSGCPSPCLKKNVAMGYVDAAFAKNGTAIQVEVRKKAVPATVSKMPFVPTNYYSG, from the exons ATGATGTGGGCTCGGTTGATGGTTGGGGTCGGGGGGTCGGGGCTCGGGCTGCGGGCTTCCAGGGACACCTGGCTGCGGGTCGCTGGAGCTGGATGTGcggggcagcagcagctgcagcagcagaggctcGCTTCAAGCGCAGAG GCTTCCTTGAAGAAGACTGCGCTGTTTGACTTCCACAGGGGACAGGGTGGAAAGATGGTGGAGTTTGCAGGCTGGAGTATGCCTGTCCAGTACAAAGACAGTCACATCacctcacacatgcacaccagaGGGCACTGCTCCATCTTTGATGTCAGCCACATGCTGCAG accAAAGTCCATGGAAGAGACAGGGTGAAGTTCATGGAGTCTCTTGTGGTTGCAGATATTGCAGAACTCAAAGACAACCAG GGTACATTGACCCTCTTCACCAATGAGAAAGGAGGAATTATTGATGACCTCATAGTGACAAAGACAGACCAGGGCTACCTCTATGTCGTCTCCAACGCTGGCTGCGCCGATAAAGACTCGGCTCATATGAAG GCCAGACTGGCAGAGTTCAAAGCTTCAGGTTCTGATGTGGACCTTGAGTTCCTTGACGAAGCGTTGATTGCTGTGCAAG GTCCGTCCATGTCTCGGGTGCTCCAGGAGGGGCTGAAGGACGACCTCAGCAAGTTGACCTTCATGACCTCCACGCTGGCCACTGTATTCGGTATTCCTGGCTGCAGGGTCACCCGCTGTGGATACACTGGAGAGGATGGGGTGGAG ATCTCTGTACCTCAGTCACGAGTGGTGGAGCTGACCGAGAAGCTGCTGGCTAACAGTGAGGTGAAGTTGGCTGGTCTGGGTGCCAGAGACAGTCTGCGGCTGGAGGCGGGGCTTTGTCTCTATGGCAACGACATAGATGAGACCACCACGCCTGTGGAGGCCACCCTAGTCTGGACCATAG GAAAGCGTCGGCGGCAGACCAAGGATTTCCCAGGAGCTGATATTATTGTACCTCAGATCAAAACCAAGACAGCCAGGAAGAGAGTTGGTCTGGTGTCCACTGGCCCCCCCGTCAGACAACACACACCCATACTCGATCCTGATGGAAAGGTCATAG GTGAGGTGACCAGTGGCTGCCCCTCTCCCTGTCTGAAAAAGAATGTTGCCATGGGTTACGTGGATGCGGCATTTGCTAAGAATGGAACAGCCATCCAGGTGGAGGTCAGGAAAAAAGCAGTGCCTGCCACCGTCAGCAAGATGCCCTTCGTCCCCACCAACTACTATTCTGGATAG
- the hyal3 gene encoding hyaluronidase-3: MVLSHLPLPFLPFLLLSHILCSSLSQVSTHGADLPHSPPPAVSAAPPVLQRQPFVVVWNIPTARCQKRYNVELDLGDFDIVENRQQRFQGQKMTIFYRDRLGKYPYLSREGTRVNGGIPQLGDLSAHLSLAATQMSYLLQPNFTGLAVIDWEEWWPLWERNFGTKMAYRRLSNLLVRQERPDLSDRDITLLARQKFEESARKFMEETLQLAVRGHPKGLWGFYSFPACLNEHKRKTDKSYTGCCNKGTKRNNDRLSWLWRQSTALYPSIYLPQRLAGSMDAALMMRHRLLEALRVASVWRHSNTSSHATPVLPYARIAFIHTLTFLNKTDLEHTLGESAALGAAGVVLWGELKFAKSKHQCILLRDYIHAVLGPYIRSLRSHTDRCSLQLCHSNGRCTRRRRGSGHMVSSGPAITAHPNEISLLTYSSTSKPFHNHFMCQCYPGWTGQECQVKVDENGQKNK; the protein is encoded by the exons ATGGTGCTATCTCACCTCCCTCTCCCCTTTCTCCCCTTCTTGCTGCTCTCTCAcatcctctgctcctctctgtcacaAGTCTCCACCCATGGAGCGGACCTCCCCCACAGCCCCCCACCCGCTGTGTCTGCAGCACCTCCCGTCCTGCAGAGGCAGCCCTTCGTCGTGGTGTGGAACATACCCACGGCACGCTGTCAGAAACGCTACAATGTTGAGCTGGACCTGGGAGACTTTGATATTGTGGAGAACAGACAGCAACGCTTCCAGGGACAG AAAATGACCATATTTTACCGAGACCGCCTGGGGAAATATCCATACCTCTCCCGAGAGGGCACCCGGGTGAACGGAGGGATACCACAGCTTGGTGACCTGTCAGCTCACCTTTCCCTTGCTGCGACACAGATGTCCTACTTGCTGCAGCCAAACTTCACCGGTTTAGCTGTTATTGACTGGGAAGAGTGGTGGCCACTGTGGGAGAGGAACTTTGGAACCAAGATGGCGTACCGGAGGCTGTCCAACCTGCTGGTGAGACAGGAGAGGCCAGATTTGTCAGACAGGGACATTACATTGTTGGCAAGGCAAAAGTTTGAGGAGAGCGCTCGAAAGTTCATGGAGGAGACACTGCAGTTGGCGGTCAGAGGTCATCCAAAGGGACTCTGGGGGTTTTATAGTTTTCCTGCCTGCTTAAACGAGcataagagaaaaacag ATAAAAGCTACACGGGATGCTGCAACAAGGGGACCAAAAGGAACAATGACCGGCTGTCCTGGCTTTGGCGTCAGTCAACAGCTCTCTATCCCAGTATCTACCTGCCACAAAGGCTCGCAGGATCCATGGATGCAGCGCTGATGATGAG ACACAGGCTGCTGGAGGCTTTGAGGGTGGCATCAGTTTGGCGCCATAGCAACACCTCCAGCCATGCCACACCAGTCCTTCCTTACGCCAGGATTGCATTCATACACACCCTCACCTTTCTTAATAAG acAGACCTGGAGCACACACTAGGGGAGAGTGCAGCGCTGGGAGCTGCTGGAGTGGTGCTGTGGGGAGAGCTGAAATTTGCCAAATCCAAG CATCAGTGCATCCTTCTCAGAGACTACATACACGCTGTTCTGGGTCCTTACATCCGCTCACTGAGGTCTCACACCGACCGCTGCAGCCTCCAACTTTGCCACAGCAACGGACGCTGCACCAGGCGACGCCGCGGCTCTGGTCATATGGTCTCCTCAGGTCCAGCTATTACCGCCCACCCCAATGAAATCAGCCTCCTCACGTACTCCTCTACTAGCAAACCTTTTCACAACCACTTCATGTGTCAGTGCTACCCAGGCTGGACTGGGCAGGAGTGTCAAGTAAAGGTGGACGAAAACGGACAGAAGAACAAATGA
- the ifrd2 gene encoding interferon-related developmental regulator 2 isoform X2, which translates to MPRSKKGKRGSSKPGIKNGVKGESGASDDELTSDVLSHYSSASESTSVLEEGTGGEQVDEQTAQEETEDKLKQCIDNLMDKSAKTRLAGLESLRQAFSSRVLFDFLTERRFTVSDCLERSLKKGSGEEQAAAATVFALLCIQLGGGDQAEEGFKMLRPILTSILMDSSASMGARQSCARALGMCCYVSAAEDGEDLIKSLALLESVFMSSYPNREGTLPVPKPGGSGLHSAALQAWSLLVTLCPASRLTELLELHLPKLQACLQSSDVNYRIAVGETIALLVELGRDIDEEFEVEDSESLCQCLKSLATDGNKHRAKNDRRKQRSIFREVLHYIENEDFSEDTIAFGVERLYIDSWMRRRIYDAFKEIMESGVRHHLQFNSLLRDIFGLGPPLILDATVKGNKISRFEKHLFNSAAFKARTKQRSKVRDKRADVM; encoded by the exons ATGCCACGGAGTAAAAAGGGGAAACGTGGCTCCAGCAAGCCGG GTATCAAAAATGGGGTAAAGGGAGAGTCGGGTGCCAGTGATGATGAGCTGACATCTGATGTTCTCAGCCATTACAGCAGTGCCAGCGAAAGCACCTCTGTGCTGGAAGAGGGCACAG GAGGGGAGCAGGTGGATGAGCAGACGgcacaggaggaaacagaagacaaactcAAGCAATGTATAGACAACCTGATGGATAAGAG TGCTAAGACACGTCTTGCAGGTCTCGAGTCATTGCGACAGGCCTTCTCCTCCAGAGTGCTGTTCGACTTCCTGACAGAGAGACGCTTCACAGTCAGCGACTGCCTGGAAAGGAGCCTGAAAAAAG GCAGCGGGGAGGAGcaggctgcagcagccacagtcTTCGCCCTGCTCTGTATTCAGCTGGGAGGTGGAGACCAGGCAGAGGAGGGCTTCAAGATGCTTCGTCCCATCCTCACCTCCATTCTGATGGACAGCAGTGCCAGCATGGGAGCCCGCCAGAGT TGTGCCAGAGCTTTGGGGATGTGCTGCTacgtctctgctgctgaagacGGAGAG GACTTGATCAAATCGTTGGCCCTTCTGGAGAGCGTTTTCATGTCTTCGTACCCCAACAGAGAGGGAACACTGCCTGTGCCCAAACCCGGCGGTTCAGGCCTTCACAGTGCTGCCCTGCAGGCCTGGTCACTGCTGGTCACACTCTGTCCTGCATCCAGACTGACTGAGCTGCTTGAACT TCACCTCCCCAAACTGCAGGCCTGTCTGCAGAGCAGTGACGTCAACTACAGAATCGCAGTGGGTGAGACCATCGCCCTGCTGGTGGAGCTGGGACGAGATATAGATGAG GAATTCGAGGTGGAGGACAGTGAAagtctgtgtcagtgtctgaAGAGTTTAGCCACAGATGGCAACAAGCACCGAGCCAAGAACGACAGGCGGAAACAACGCTCCATCTTCAGAGAGGTGCTGCATTACATAGAG AACGAAGACTTCTCGGAGGATACGATCGCATTCGGGGTGGAGAGACTTTACATCGACAGCTGGATGAGGAGAAGAATCTACGATGCCTTCAAAGAGATCATGGAGTCCGGAGTCAGACACCATCTGCAG TTCAACTCACTGCTGAGAGACATCTTCGGCCTCGGCCCTCCCCTCATCCTGGATGCTACCGTCAAAGGCAACAAGATCTCTCGCTTTGAGAAG CATCTTTTCAACTCAGCTGCCTTCAAGGCCAGGACTAAACAGAGGAGCAAAGTCAGGGACAAACGGGCAGACGTCATGTGA
- the ifrd2 gene encoding interferon-related developmental regulator 2 isoform X1 — translation MPRSKKGKRGSSKPGSLRQEVLQLQLSAKASLKGIKNGVKGESGASDDELTSDVLSHYSSASESTSVLEEGTGGEQVDEQTAQEETEDKLKQCIDNLMDKSAKTRLAGLESLRQAFSSRVLFDFLTERRFTVSDCLERSLKKGSGEEQAAAATVFALLCIQLGGGDQAEEGFKMLRPILTSILMDSSASMGARQSCARALGMCCYVSAAEDGEDLIKSLALLESVFMSSYPNREGTLPVPKPGGSGLHSAALQAWSLLVTLCPASRLTELLELHLPKLQACLQSSDVNYRIAVGETIALLVELGRDIDEEFEVEDSESLCQCLKSLATDGNKHRAKNDRRKQRSIFREVLHYIENEDFSEDTIAFGVERLYIDSWMRRRIYDAFKEIMESGVRHHLQFNSLLRDIFGLGPPLILDATVKGNKISRFEKHLFNSAAFKARTKQRSKVRDKRADVM, via the exons ATGCCACGGAGTAAAAAGGGGAAACGTGGCTCCAGCAAGCCGG GCTCTCTTCGTCAGGAGgttcttcagctgcagctgtcgGCTAAAGCTTCGCTGAAAG GTATCAAAAATGGGGTAAAGGGAGAGTCGGGTGCCAGTGATGATGAGCTGACATCTGATGTTCTCAGCCATTACAGCAGTGCCAGCGAAAGCACCTCTGTGCTGGAAGAGGGCACAG GAGGGGAGCAGGTGGATGAGCAGACGgcacaggaggaaacagaagacaaactcAAGCAATGTATAGACAACCTGATGGATAAGAG TGCTAAGACACGTCTTGCAGGTCTCGAGTCATTGCGACAGGCCTTCTCCTCCAGAGTGCTGTTCGACTTCCTGACAGAGAGACGCTTCACAGTCAGCGACTGCCTGGAAAGGAGCCTGAAAAAAG GCAGCGGGGAGGAGcaggctgcagcagccacagtcTTCGCCCTGCTCTGTATTCAGCTGGGAGGTGGAGACCAGGCAGAGGAGGGCTTCAAGATGCTTCGTCCCATCCTCACCTCCATTCTGATGGACAGCAGTGCCAGCATGGGAGCCCGCCAGAGT TGTGCCAGAGCTTTGGGGATGTGCTGCTacgtctctgctgctgaagacGGAGAG GACTTGATCAAATCGTTGGCCCTTCTGGAGAGCGTTTTCATGTCTTCGTACCCCAACAGAGAGGGAACACTGCCTGTGCCCAAACCCGGCGGTTCAGGCCTTCACAGTGCTGCCCTGCAGGCCTGGTCACTGCTGGTCACACTCTGTCCTGCATCCAGACTGACTGAGCTGCTTGAACT TCACCTCCCCAAACTGCAGGCCTGTCTGCAGAGCAGTGACGTCAACTACAGAATCGCAGTGGGTGAGACCATCGCCCTGCTGGTGGAGCTGGGACGAGATATAGATGAG GAATTCGAGGTGGAGGACAGTGAAagtctgtgtcagtgtctgaAGAGTTTAGCCACAGATGGCAACAAGCACCGAGCCAAGAACGACAGGCGGAAACAACGCTCCATCTTCAGAGAGGTGCTGCATTACATAGAG AACGAAGACTTCTCGGAGGATACGATCGCATTCGGGGTGGAGAGACTTTACATCGACAGCTGGATGAGGAGAAGAATCTACGATGCCTTCAAAGAGATCATGGAGTCCGGAGTCAGACACCATCTGCAG TTCAACTCACTGCTGAGAGACATCTTCGGCCTCGGCCCTCCCCTCATCCTGGATGCTACCGTCAAAGGCAACAAGATCTCTCGCTTTGAGAAG CATCTTTTCAACTCAGCTGCCTTCAAGGCCAGGACTAAACAGAGGAGCAAAGTCAGGGACAAACGGGCAGACGTCATGTGA